In the Arthrobacter sp. Soc17.1.1.1 genome, GAACCGGCCCCGATAAGAGCTACTTTCACAGTCACGGAGCCTCCTGAAGAATCTGGTCGTATAAATGCAGGTAGCTGGTGGCCATCGCCTCTGGCGTCCAGATGGACGCCGCCTCGATGCAGTCCTCGGCACGAATACTGTCGAGTTCCTGCAGGAACCCTGCCAACTCCAGTTCTTCCGCGCCAAGAAACCCGGTAAGGCCGTGCTGCACCAACGAGGGCAGCACCCCTAACGGTGTCCCGACAACCGGAACGCCCCGTGAGAGGGCTTCCACTACCCCGGTCGCTCCCGGCTCGGCCCATCGGTTGGGCGCCAGGAGTACCCGGGCAGAACGCAGGACGCGTTCCTTTGCTTCGCCGCCGACACCTCCAATCCACCGGTACCTGTGTCCGTCGAGCAGTGGACGAACCTCGTCCTGGAAGTAGATGACATCGGGGTGGGATGTCAGCTGGGCGTCACCGGACGCAAGACGGCGGTCGAGTTCAGCGGGATCATCGATGCCGGCAACCGGCCCGGCGAGCACCAGCGGCAAGCCCGCCTGTCGACAGATCCGCACGGCCGCATCCTGCCCCTTGTCCCTGGTGATGCGGGCCAGCACCAGGGCATGGTCGGCTTTCTCCGCCCGAACCTCCAGTGCCGGCGGGGCCGCAAGCGGGACGATACCGATGACCTGGCGGCGCAGTGCCTCCGGTGCGCGGTCCAGCTGGGACCGCGATACCGCGGCGAATCGGACACGACCACGACCGTCGAAGGATTCATAGAATGCGCCGTGCTTCGCCAGATCCCAGTGCAGGGTCTGCAGCACTGGCGGTGCGGCGGTACCCATCGCAGCAAAGACTGCAGGTCCTACGACTTCGAGATGATCATGGACAAGGTCCCAGGTGCCACCGTCGTAGATGGCCTGAACGATCCCCTGCATCTGGGCGTGCGCGATGCCCGAAACCTGGTTGTAGGGCCTGGCGATCGCGGCGAACTGTGGTCCGGCCAGCGGATGCAGGTAGCTGTCGGCTTCGATCGTGCTGGTACCGACGGTGGCCAGCGTGACATGCACACCGGCCCTGCGTAGTTCGGGAATCAAGGTGGCGATGACCGTTTCGATGCCACCATAACCGGAGGGTGGGACGGGCAGCCACGGCCCGGCATTCATGAGAACCCGCACGCTCAGGCCCGCTCGCCGGTCAGGGACCAGCGCTGTCCGACGTCCAGCATGGGCGGGCGTTCGGACACCCCGACGACGGTGGTGTCACCGATGTAGTCCTCCCCGTTCCGCAGGAACTGCGTCAGTTCCACGGTGCGGGGGGCAGCCGGGGCTAGCCCGCGCCGGTGAAGTCTCGCCTGCACTGTGAGATGGATCTGCATCGCCATCCTGGCCAGCTCCCCATCGGTCGAATTGCGGTGGCGGCGTTCTCCGAGATCCACCTGCGCCATACCATCCAGGCCCACCGCTTCCAGCACATCGATCAGCATGCCGATCTCGACTCCGTAACCGGAGACAAACGGTATGCATTCGAGCAGACTGCGGCGCCCGGCGTACTCCCCGGCCAACGGCTGGACGACCCCCGCCAACTCGGGCCAGAACAGATTCAGCAGGGGACGCGCCACGAGTTCGGTCACCCGGCCACCCCCGGCCGGCATGACCTTCACCCCGTCATCGAGGGGGCGGTCGTAGTAGCTCTTGACGAACTGAATCTGCGGATCCGTCAGCAGCGGACCGAGCAGACCGACCGCGAACTGCGCGTTGAACCCCCGCAGGTCTGCATCGATGAACACGATGATGTCCCCCGAAGCGATCGCCAGCGACTTCCACAACGCTTCGCCCTTGCCGGGTATGCATCCGGTGTCCGGCAGGATCTGGTCCTGGTGGGCAATCGTAGCTCCAGCGGCCGCCGCCACGGCAGAGGTTTCGTCCGTGGAATTCGAATCGATGACGATGATCTCATCCAACAGGGGCAGCTCTTCCATCAACTCGGCGCGCAACGCGGTGACGATCGGTCCGACGGTTGCTGCTTCGTTTTTCGCCGGAAGCACCACGCTGACCCGTTGACCTTGCTTGCGCGCCATTAGGTCCTGCCGGTCGAACACGTTCCCATGGAAGCTTCGGAACGAATACCAATCCTGAACCTCTGCCCGCATGCCGGTCTCCTCTCGCCAAGCCTCCCGGTAGATCCCAGCCCGGCTATGGATAGGATCAGGTCGAAGCCTACGGTTCCGCCAAGCCCTTGGGAATAGATCAAAAACCCGGCGGTCCGTGACCGAACTCCGCTTCGACAAGGATCGCGCAGGCCCGGATCGGAGTCGGATCATGGTCGGAAGCCATAGGGAAACCAACGGCAATGAGGAGAACTGATGCACCAGACACGGGCCGGCGGAACTCGTCCCCGCCTGGTGCTATGGAGGCATGGGCAGACTGAGTGGAACGTCCTGGAGAAAGCACAGGGTCACGCAGACATCCCCCTCGATGCGACCGGTCGCCGCCAGGCACAGGAGGCCGCGAAGCTATTGGTTGCCTTCAAGCCCCGCTTCATCTGGTCCAGCGATCTGGAACGCGCCCGGCATACCGCCGCCGAGCTGGCCCGACTGACCGGTCTGGAACCGGTGTTGGACAAGCGGCTCCGCGAATACCACGTAGGCATCCGGGAAGGCACCACCTTCGGCGAGTTCCGGCAGCAGCACCCCGACGTTCATAGAAGGTTCTTCGCCGAAGAGAACTACCGGGTTCCCGGGGCGGAACTGCCCTCGGAGGTGAACCAGCGGATGAAGACCGTGATGATGGAGGCGGCCGTAGCCCTACAGGGCGGCGGCACCGGCGTCCTGGTCGGACACGGGGCAGCGCTGCGCAGCGGACTACTGGCCTTCTTCGACGCCCCAGCCCATATGCGGGAGATGTTCGCGGGCATGGCCAACTGCGCCTGGACCGTCCTTGAAGAACACCCCGACCGCGGCTGGCAGATCATCGACTTCAACGCCCAAAGCCTGCCCAGTAGGTCTGTGCCGCTAGCCGATGACATGCCTGCCGCACATGACTCGTAGAGCCACGCCGGAACCGCTGCGCCCCCGGGTTCCTATCCCAGGTGAGAGAGAACATTAGGAGCACCGGGCGCGGACCCAATGCATCAGCCGACCGACGGTCCGAAGGGTAGCGCACGCCACCGGTCGGGTGTGTGTAGTCGTCGGAGGTCAGCCCTGAAGAGCCGCCCCGAGCCTCCTCGCCTGCTCAAGCTCGGTGGGCGTGCTCGGGGCAGTAGTCGCGGCCGACGTCGACCGTGATCGTCCGGTGCATCAACCCTCAGGCAGGGGACGGTCTTCGTCGACACGTTTCGAGGTGGCCGGCAGAGGCCCTGATCGCTTGTCTGTCTCCTCATTCACGTTGCCCGCGGGGCCTTTTTCTAGTCGTCCGCAAATGCTTCCGGCACTGGTAGCGATTCGATATCGCCGCCCTGCTCGTCGAGCTCGCCACGCTCGCAAGCCTGAACGATATCCTCCATCCTTGAGGAATCCGGTTGTCACCTCCGAGGAACGATGCGACCTCACGACCCCCTGCGCCGGTCTGATAGTGACCGATTTCCCGGATCTGCGCTAGAGCGGGCTACGGCCCTCCTGGAGCATCTGCGCGGAAGGACCACGCAGCCAGCACCACGTCCTCCCTCGACGCCGGCCAGCACGCGGCAGGCGTGAGCCTTGTGGACGCATGCCAGGGCGATGGTGACAGCGCCGGACAGGAAGCGGCAGCTCCGGCGTCCGAGGAAAGTCAGGCAGTGTCATCGCCAGTGTCTCGGGCAGTTCCACCAGCCCGAGAAAAGAGCGAGCGTTGATCTGTCGACACGTTGCTGCTTCTCCCGCGCACGTGCTGCACAGCAGGAACCAAGGGCCCGACTGCACATCCACAGCGGACGCCGTGATGCAGCGCGATTGCGATGGCGCATGGGACTCAGCAGGCACGTGGTGTTCGCCGTGGCCAGCCAGGCACCGTCCCCGCGAGCGCTAAGCCGCCTCTACGTCCATGAGCGGCGGCAGTGAGGGCAGCGTCAGGACGGAGGCGGGATGGCGATCACGCAGTGCTACCTGGATCGGCAGGGGCGGCATGAGCCGGCCCCGTTCGATGATCTCGAGGGTCCGCCGGCACTGAGGAACGAACGTCTTCGAGTTTGCGTCGTGGTATTCGCCGGAGTGAGTGATCATGACTGTCTTCTCTTGCTGATGAGTCCGTCTACAGGCTATTCGTTGCCAGTGACACTTGAGCGAGGTGCCGTAACGGTGAGAACCGTCATCACGGCGGCGATCAGGGCCGCTGGTAGGACCTCAGGCAGGCTCGGGGATGCCGACGATCATCCGGTCGAAGTCGGCGTCGAAGAACCCGCGGACGCTCATATGAGGACTCCACCGGAGACTTCGACGTTCTCCCCTGTCACCCAGCGGAGATTGTCGGAAACCAGTGCAGTGATGGCGTCGGCGATCTCCTCTGGGTGCCCGACCCGGCCCAGCCTGCTGGGCGAGGGCGTCCCGCATGGTCTCGCCGTTACGCTTGGCGCCTCCATTGACATCGGTAGCCGTGGGTCCGGGAGCAATCGAGTTAAGGCGCATTGCGCGCAAGACCGACGCCGGTCGCCCGGACCCCCCAACTAGATCCGTGTGATGTCGGATCGGGCGATGACCGCCCCGTCCGCATCACGGATCTGTACCCGAGCCAGGTCCTGACGCAGGACGGCTGCGTTCATACGGCAAGTAACGGTTCGTTCCGTTCCGAGGAAAGTCCCGGACAGCAACTCCTGCCCGTCCTCCCGTATCAGGACGACGTCGTAGGTCTGACCGGCAGGAAGACCATCAATTTCGAGAATCGTCTCCGTTCCCCAGGTATGTGCGACGAGTTCAGCATCCATGCGCGCCCCTTGCGGGGTCTGGGTCAGCACGATGGGCTCCACAGCACCCAGTGTGCCCGGCGGCCCTTTGGGAGGAAGGTCCAGGAGGTGGTCGATGCCCACTCCTCCCAATGCCCCGACGACGAGCAAGCTCGCCGCGATGGCGCTGACGGAGATCAACCGTCGCCGATGATGAGAAAGCTGGGAGTGGCGAGGGACATGGGAACCTCTTGCGGTTCGGCGTGGGGACGAACTGCCGAGCAGTGGTGAAACGTCCGCGTCGCTTCCTGGTCGGCTCTGATGTTCTTGATCAACAGCAGCGACGACGCGGCGTTCAAGGCCGGCAGGTACATCATGGTCGTCCCAGGACAGTACCGGGGACGCCGTGAGTCGGGCCGAGAGTCGACGGAGGGCCTGGTACTCATCGGAGAAGGCGTCGTCGGCGGCGCAGAGATCGTCGAACATCGTGCGCTGTTCGGTACTCAGGTCATCAGCGAGAGCTGCAGCCATGAGCTCAGCGTGCTCCTTGCCGCGGTCGTGCTCCTGGTCGTGCTCCTGGTCGTGGTCCTGGTTCATGGTCTTGCCTCCTCTCCTAGAGCGGTCCGTAGTGCCTTGAGTCCGTAATACATACGCGTGCGAAGCGTGGCAACCGGCACTCCCGTGCGTTCTTGCACCTGCTGGTAGGTCAGTCCCTCGAGTTGCACCGCGACGATCACTGCCCGATGTTCGGCGCTCAGCATGGCCAGGCCGGCGTAGAGGACGATTCGATCTTCGATGGCATCTGTACCGCCTCCCTCGTCCGCTCCTACCTCAAGGTGCTGGTCCACCACGGAAACCGGTCGTCGTGCCCGTGCTCTCATCTCGTCGATGATGACGTTGCGCGCAATGGCGAAAAGCCAGGTCCGCTCGGAGCCCTGGGATGCCCGATACCGGTCTCGTGACCGCCACGCCCTGACAAATACTTCCTGCACACAGTCTTCAGCGATGGCCGCGTCGCGGACGCTGTTGAACGCGAACCCGTACAGATCCCGCCCATGCGCTGTGAAGGCCCGGCGCACATCGAAGGAAGGCCCAGCCGATCCCACCGGGCGCACGGCCTCGACATCTTCCATCAGTTCCAACACGTTCTCATCCCCGCCAACCTAGCCGTTGAAGGAGATACGACGCTAAACCTTCCCCCATTCATCCCTCGACTCCGTTTCCTGGCAACAGCAGCAACAACACCGACATCAGCAGCATCACCGGCAAGGGTCAGGGAGCCGCCGGAGGCCGCACGCCGGATAGACGCCATCGTGCGCCAAGGAAGCCCGGTCGGCGATTCGTGGCGAACGTTGAACGCAACCACGATCGACCGCGTATACCCTTCCGAGTCGACCGATCTTCGGCGACCGTCACGTTCGAGGAGAACACGATGAACAGAACCTTCAAGCTGGGTGTCGCGGCGATCGCCGTGACCAGTGTGATGGCCGTGGCGCCTGCCATGACCAGTGCGGTGACCGTGGCACCGGCCGTGGCCGACGGTGGATCCAACGGCAAAGTCAACGGCGGTGACCGGTCGCGCTCCGACAAACTGCGGATCGTCGGTCTGGCTGATGCCGGCACCAGGCTTGTGCAGTTCGATGTCAAGAAGCCCGGTAAGGTGCGTGGCGGCGTTGGCGTGAGCGGCCTGACCGGTGGTGATACCCGGCTCGTCGGGATCGACTTCCGTGTCCAGGACGGGAATCTCTACGGCGTCGGGAACAACGCGGCGAGCGCCGGAGTCTACTCGATCAATCAGGAGACGGGGGTGGCCACGGAAGTCACCCGGCTCACCGTTGCGCTGAGCGGGACGACGTTCGGCGTGGACTTCAACCCTGCGGCCAACGCGCTCCGGGTCGTCAGTGACAACGGCCAGAATCTGCGCCAACCGTTCGCCTCCCCCGGCGCGACGACTGTCGCTGACGGCACGCTGAGCTATGCGCCGCCGGCAGTGGCTCCCGGCATCAATGGCGCGGCCTACACCAACAACGACCTCGACCCGAACACGGCAACCACCCTCTACGATCTGGACACCGCCCTCGACCAGATCGCCATCCAGTCCCCCGCCAACGCGGGCTCACTGGCCGCCACCGGTAAACTCGGCGTCGACGCCACCGGCGATACCGGCTTCGACATCTACTCCACCCTCCACAACGGGAGCACCGTCGAGGTGACGGGCTTCGCGGCCGTCAACGGATCGCTCTACGAGATCACCCTGTTCAACGGGAGGGCCACCTTCCTCGGCACCCTCGGCGCCCCGGTCACCGACATCGCCGTTCCACTGAACCAACTCTGAACACCCCCACGAACCGTCGCTGGTACCGACCACGAAGGCCGTGCCTACTGAGCCCGAAGCGCCGATCCCAGGGTCGTCGTGGGGGCATCCGATCTGGCCATGAGGAGCGCGGCACGCACGATTCCTCAGCCGGACGGGAGGTTCGCCCGAGGGACATGGGCGGTGACGAAAGTGTCGTCGACGACATCGGACAGCACGCCGTGACGTTCGAGGTGGCGCAGCGGGCGAACATCAGCACCGGCGAGCTGTGGGTGTACTAGATCAGCATGGGCGGGCTAGGCCCATAGTTGTGATCTCGGCCCTCCTGCCTGCCCGACCTCGGCCCTCCTACCCGATATCGGGCAGGCTCCCCTCTGAGACAACGTCCGCTGCCAGGAGGGCCATCCCTATCTCTCGCCTCTCGTGCGGTCCACCGGTTCACGGCATCTGCGCATGGTTGCGGGGCCGCCTGCCGGCTCGAGCGGGGGTGAGGATGGTCCGAAGCGTCATCTGGCTCGGCATCGCAACACACGATTGCCGAGCGATCCCGCTGTCCACAGGGGCCGCTCGGTCCGACACTGGAGAGTGAGTCGCGACAGTGGGAGGAACGATGGGATCGGAGCACCTCGAACGGGTGGCAGCTATCGCCCATGCCGATAGCCCGACGGGCGTCAATACCCTCAGGGCGCCCGTAGTGCCTGTGGAGTCGATGCCTCCGGCGGACCTGCAGGCCGCGATTGCGTCCGCAGTCCACCATGGGGAGCCTGTCGCCGTCGTCGCAGCGACCGCTGATGTCCCGGCCCTCGTGGTCCTCGATGCCCTGGACGCCCTGGAACCGCATGCCGGACACACTGCGCACGACATGCACGAGGCGGCGCGGACGGTGGACGCGCTCGGAAGCCGGAACGGACCGGGCGCGCACGGAGGCTGAGCCTCTGCGACGCACAGCGGCGACCAGTCGCCCGGCTCTGTCGTCGGTGGGATCACTGCCGCACGTTATGACTGCTCGACGTCGCCCAGCGGCAGAGGAGCACGTGCGTTGCCGGAAACGTCGAAACCGCGTGCGCAGCTACGTGCCCACACATGCTCCTCCGGCTTGTCGACGTCGGTCCTGCGTTTCATGTGCGGGTATCAAGAACGTGTTAAGACAGCCTTCCGGCCCGTGGGCGTGCGGTTGAATGAGCCACTGGTGCGGATCGTCCGCTCCTGGTTGTCCTATCCCTTCGGAGGTTGGAGCATTCCCGTGAGGTCGAGCAGAGATACCCTCCGGGAGTGTGGAACCGCCACCAGAACTGTGGTGCGGAGGATGGTCGGGAGCACGTCGTCCCGGATCGCGCAGCTGGGTCCGCGACACCCGGCCCAGGTGATCGTGGTGGGGTTCGCTGGGGCGATCCTGATCGGTACGGCGCTGCTGATGGTTCCCACGTCGAAGGTGGGGGCGGGCAGCGCTACGTTCCTCGAAGCCCTGTTCACGGCGACCTCGGCCGTGTGCGTGACGGGGCTGATCGTCGTCGACACCCCGGTCTACTGGACGGGCAGCGCTCACGTGATCATCCTGGCCCTGATCCAGGTGGGTGGCTTCGGGATCATGTCCTTCGCCTCCCTCCTGGGTGTCCTCCTGGCACGGCGTATGGGTCTGCGTTCCCGGATCTCGGCCGCGGCCGAATCGAAGAGCGTGGGATTCGGCGACGTACGCGGCGTCCTGCTCGGCGTCCTGCGCATCACCCTCGTCGTCGAAGCGGCCACCGCGGCACTACTGGCCGCACGGTTCCTCCTCGGGTACGGCTACGACCTCGGCGACGCCCTATGGCTTGGCATCTTCCACTCGGTCTCGTCCTTCAACAACGCCGGGTTCGCCCTGTTCAGCGACAACCTCATCGGTTTCGCCGGGGACCCATGGATCTGCCTGCCCATCTGCGCCGCGGTGATCATCGGCGGGTTGGGTTTCCCCGTCCTGTTCGAACTCCGCCGCCACTTCCGGTACCCCCGCAAGTGGCACATGAACACCAAACTCGTCCTCAGCGGCACACTCATCCTCCTGGTCCTGGGCACCGTGTTCATCACTGCGGTCGAGTGGTCCAATCCCGCGACCCTCGGAGCGATGCGGCCCCAGGAGCGGCTCCTCGCGGGGTTCTTCCAGTCCACCATGACGCGCACCGCCGGATTCAACAGTGTCGACTTCGCGCAGCTCAATCCCGTCACCCTGCTCGCCATGGACGTCCTGATGTTCATCGGCGCGGGCCCCGCCGGAACGGCCGGCGGCCTGAAGATCACCACGTTCGGGGTGCTGTTCTTCATCCTCTACACGGAGATCAGCGGCGGCAACGCGGTCAATATCTTCGGCAAACGCCTACCCCGCTCGGTGCACCGACAGGCCATCTCCATCGTGCTGCTCGCCGTCGGGCTCGTCATCGGCGCCACGATGTTCCTCATGCTCATCACCGATTTCGGCCTCGACCGGGTCCTGTTCGAAGTCGTCTCGGCCTTCGCGACCGTGGGCCTGTCCACCGGCATCACCGCAGGCATTCCGCCGGCAGGCCAGGTCGTCCTGATCCTGGTGATGTTCGCCGGGCGCCTCGGCCCTGTCACCCTCGCCACCGCGCTGGCGCTGCGTTCCAAACCGCTCTACTACGAATACCCGAAGGAAAGGCCCCTCATTGGCTAGGCAACGCATGTTCTCGTCCAGACCCACCGAAGCGATCGCGGCCGCCGACTCCGTGGCGGTCATCGGACTAGGCAGGTTCGGCGGTGCCCTGGCCCTGGAGTTGGCGGACGCAGGGACAGAGGTGCTCGGGATCGACAACGACGAAGACACCGTCCAGTCCTACAACGGCCGCCTCACCCACGTGGTGCGCGCCGACAGCACCAAAGAGGAGGCGCTGCGCCAGCTGTCCCTCCCCGAGTTCGACCGTGTCGTGGTCGGCATCGGCTCCGATCTCGAGGCGAGCATCCTGACCACGTCGATCCTCCTGCGCTTCGATCGGCCCACCATCTGGGCGAAAGCCATCAGCGAGCCACACGCCCAGATCCTGTCCCAGCTCGGTGTGGAGCGGGTCATCCGCCCTGAGCACGACATGGGCAAGCGTGTGGCCCACCTCGTCCGCGGCACCATGCTCGACTACGTGGAGTTCGAGGACAACTTCGCCATGGTCAAGACCCGGCCCCCACGCGAGTACTGGGACCGTGAACTCGGCACCACCGGCCTACGCGCCAGACACGGCGTCACGGTCGTCGCCGTCAAACGCAAGGGCGGTGCATGGGACTACACCACAGCGCAGACCACCCTGTACGACGACGACGAGATCATCGTCGCCGGCCCGACGAGCAAGGCGGAACTCTTCAGCTCACTGGTGTAGAACAGCACGATCGAGGGCAGGGCTGC is a window encoding:
- a CDS encoding RNA polymerase sigma factor, translating into MEDVEAVRPVGSAGPSFDVRRAFTAHGRDLYGFAFNSVRDAAIAEDCVQEVFVRAWRSRDRYRASQGSERTWLFAIARNVIIDEMRARARRPVSVVDQHLEVGADEGGGTDAIEDRIVLYAGLAMLSAEHRAVIVAVQLEGLTYQQVQERTGVPVATLRTRMYYGLKALRTALGEEARP
- a CDS encoding histidine phosphatase family protein — translated: MHQTRAGGTRPRLVLWRHGQTEWNVLEKAQGHADIPLDATGRRQAQEAAKLLVAFKPRFIWSSDLERARHTAAELARLTGLEPVLDKRLREYHVGIREGTTFGEFRQQHPDVHRRFFAEENYRVPGAELPSEVNQRMKTVMMEAAVALQGGGTGVLVGHGAALRSGLLAFFDAPAHMREMFAGMANCAWTVLEEHPDRGWQIIDFNAQSLPSRSVPLADDMPAAHDS
- a CDS encoding TrkH family potassium uptake protein, which gives rise to MVGSTSSRIAQLGPRHPAQVIVVGFAGAILIGTALLMVPTSKVGAGSATFLEALFTATSAVCVTGLIVVDTPVYWTGSAHVIILALIQVGGFGIMSFASLLGVLLARRMGLRSRISAAAESKSVGFGDVRGVLLGVLRITLVVEAATAALLAARFLLGYGYDLGDALWLGIFHSVSSFNNAGFALFSDNLIGFAGDPWICLPICAAVIIGGLGFPVLFELRRHFRYPRKWHMNTKLVLSGTLILLVLGTVFITAVEWSNPATLGAMRPQERLLAGFFQSTMTRTAGFNSVDFAQLNPVTLLAMDVLMFIGAGPAGTAGGLKITTFGVLFFILYTEISGGNAVNIFGKRLPRSVHRQAISIVLLAVGLVIGATMFLMLITDFGLDRVLFEVVSAFATVGLSTGITAGIPPAGQVVLILVMFAGRLGPVTLATALALRSKPLYYEYPKERPLIG
- a CDS encoding DUF4394 domain-containing protein, with amino-acid sequence MANVERNHDRPRIPFRVDRSSATVTFEENTMNRTFKLGVAAIAVTSVMAVAPAMTSAVTVAPAVADGGSNGKVNGGDRSRSDKLRIVGLADAGTRLVQFDVKKPGKVRGGVGVSGLTGGDTRLVGIDFRVQDGNLYGVGNNAASAGVYSINQETGVATEVTRLTVALSGTTFGVDFNPAANALRVVSDNGQNLRQPFASPGATTVADGTLSYAPPAVAPGINGAAYTNNDLDPNTATTLYDLDTALDQIAIQSPANAGSLAATGKLGVDATGDTGFDIYSTLHNGSTVEVTGFAAVNGSLYEITLFNGRATFLGTLGAPVTDIAVPLNQL
- a CDS encoding SDR family oxidoreductase; translated protein: MSMEAPSVTARPCGTPSPSRLGRVGHPEEIADAITALVSDNLRWVTGENVEVSGGVLI
- a CDS encoding glucosyl-3-phosphoglycerate synthase codes for the protein MRAEVQDWYSFRSFHGNVFDRQDLMARKQGQRVSVVLPAKNEAATVGPIVTALRAELMEELPLLDEIIVIDSNSTDETSAVAAAAGATIAHQDQILPDTGCIPGKGEALWKSLAIASGDIIVFIDADLRGFNAQFAVGLLGPLLTDPQIQFVKSYYDRPLDDGVKVMPAGGGRVTELVARPLLNLFWPELAGVVQPLAGEYAGRRSLLECIPFVSGYGVEIGMLIDVLEAVGLDGMAQVDLGERRHRNSTDGELARMAMQIHLTVQARLHRRGLAPAAPRTVELTQFLRNGEDYIGDTTVVGVSERPPMLDVGQRWSLTGERA
- a CDS encoding glycosyltransferase; translation: MNAGPWLPVPPSGYGGIETVIATLIPELRRAGVHVTLATVGTSTIEADSYLHPLAGPQFAAIARPYNQVSGIAHAQMQGIVQAIYDGGTWDLVHDHLEVVGPAVFAAMGTAAPPVLQTLHWDLAKHGAFYESFDGRGRVRFAAVSRSQLDRAPEALRRQVIGIVPLAAPPALEVRAEKADHALVLARITRDKGQDAAVRICRQAGLPLVLAGPVAGIDDPAELDRRLASGDAQLTSHPDVIYFQDEVRPLLDGHRYRWIGGVGGEAKERVLRSARVLLAPNRWAEPGATGVVEALSRGVPVVGTPLGVLPSLVQHGLTGFLGAEELELAGFLQELDSIRAEDCIEAASIWTPEAMATSYLHLYDQILQEAP
- a CDS encoding potassium channel family protein; protein product: MFSSRPTEAIAAADSVAVIGLGRFGGALALELADAGTEVLGIDNDEDTVQSYNGRLTHVVRADSTKEEALRQLSLPEFDRVVVGIGSDLEASILTTSILLRFDRPTIWAKAISEPHAQILSQLGVERVIRPEHDMGKRVAHLVRGTMLDYVEFEDNFAMVKTRPPREYWDRELGTTGLRARHGVTVVAVKRKGGAWDYTTAQTTLYDDDEIIVAGPTSKAELFSSLV